The Haloferax sp. Atlit-12N genome window below encodes:
- the lrp gene encoding HTH-type transcriptional regulator Lrp, which produces MTYENLDSDLINALLKDGRRSLRSLAEELDVSVTTISNHLRDLEDEGIIEGYTPRLDYDALGYDVTAVMHLKVEGSALTDVTDMLANEPQMVSVYEVTGDYDVLAVGKFKNTDDMNRQIKALLNEAPIRESNTSVVLNAVSENEQFDLDAGDA; this is translated from the coding sequence ATGACCTACGAAAACTTGGATTCTGACCTCATTAATGCGCTGTTGAAAGACGGGCGGCGCAGTCTCCGGAGCCTCGCCGAAGAGCTCGACGTCTCGGTGACGACCATCTCGAACCACCTTCGAGATCTCGAAGACGAAGGCATCATCGAGGGCTACACGCCGCGTCTCGACTACGACGCGCTCGGCTACGACGTGACCGCGGTCATGCACCTCAAAGTCGAGGGGAGCGCGCTCACGGATGTGACCGACATGCTTGCCAACGAGCCGCAGATGGTCTCTGTGTACGAGGTCACCGGCGACTACGACGTCCTCGCGGTCGGCAAGTTCAAAAACACAGACGACATGAACCGCCAGATCAAGGCGCTTCTGAACGAAGCGCCGATTCGCGAGTCGAACACGAGCGTCGTCCTGAACGCGGTCTCCGAAAACGAGCAGTTCGACCTCGACGCCGGCGACGCGTAG
- a CDS encoding succinylglutamate desuccinylase/aspartoacylase family protein, whose product MGTDDSNPTLVVYVNFLSDSSQYFVQHNLEDIVREYVLTGDLNLELRFLSYRPDAIDTYLVGDDEGEARAARAAHGVWDVEPENFWQFFEFMYWNFTTKTYTHARLESYMDLAGVRNITKIANRAYEDRYDSLVRSATDEAVRYGISGVPRVRLLRDHKDANYGDVLVWIRTRFDRVNEGSVSTHSLLPGTKYETPVYVIDSVESGPTAFVVGGIHGEEPQGYHAANHIRHLRPTGGKLVVVPYANAPAISIGARYTEDGDLNRQFPTGAQPMSRLARALWDELVSHDPDVVVDLHSSSGIYKHDGRVGQAVFPTWATPDNAASACNSVNEQYVDPSEYPSYYDFDRGNFLDGSRPLFVHKVYGDRKLPGYVVETTRKGTALEDAVTWEVAVARDLLWQHGVYHG is encoded by the coding sequence ATGGGCACCGACGATTCGAACCCGACGCTCGTCGTCTACGTGAACTTCCTGTCGGACTCCTCGCAGTACTTCGTCCAGCACAACCTCGAAGACATCGTCCGCGAGTACGTCCTGACGGGCGACCTCAACCTCGAACTGCGGTTCCTCTCGTACAGGCCGGACGCCATCGACACCTACCTCGTCGGCGACGACGAGGGCGAAGCCCGCGCCGCCCGCGCCGCTCACGGCGTCTGGGACGTCGAACCGGAGAACTTCTGGCAGTTCTTCGAGTTCATGTACTGGAACTTCACGACCAAGACGTACACCCACGCTCGGTTGGAGTCTTATATGGACCTCGCGGGTGTCCGAAACATCACGAAAATCGCCAACCGCGCCTACGAAGACCGCTACGACAGCCTCGTCCGCTCGGCGACCGACGAAGCCGTCCGCTACGGCATCTCTGGCGTGCCACGAGTTCGCCTGCTCCGCGACCACAAGGACGCAAACTACGGTGACGTTCTCGTCTGGATTCGGACCCGCTTCGACCGGGTGAACGAGGGTTCGGTCAGCACCCACTCGCTCCTTCCGGGAACGAAGTACGAAACGCCCGTCTACGTCATCGACTCGGTGGAATCCGGCCCGACGGCGTTCGTCGTCGGCGGTATCCACGGTGAAGAGCCCCAGGGCTACCACGCGGCGAACCATATCAGGCATCTCCGGCCGACCGGCGGCAAACTCGTCGTCGTCCCCTACGCGAACGCGCCCGCAATCAGCATCGGGGCCAGATACACTGAAGACGGCGACCTAAACCGGCAGTTCCCCACGGGGGCGCAGCCCATGTCCCGACTCGCGCGGGCGCTCTGGGACGAACTCGTCTCGCACGACCCCGACGTCGTCGTCGACCTCCACAGCTCCAGCGGCATCTACAAGCACGACGGGAGGGTCGGGCAGGCGGTCTTCCCGACCTGGGCGACCCCCGACAACGCTGCAAGTGCGTGCAACTCCGTCAACGAGCAGTACGTCGACCCCTCGGAGTACCCGTCGTACTACGACTTCGACCGCGGGAACTTCCTCGATGGTTCGCGACCGCTGTTCGTCCACAAGGTGTACGGCGACCGCAAACTTCCCGGGTACGTCGTCGAGACGACCCGCAAGGGGACGGCCCTCGAAGACGCCGTGACGTGGGAAGTCGCCGTCGCTCGCGACCTGCTGTGGCAACACGGAGTCTACCACGGGTGA
- a CDS encoding CPBP family intramembrane glutamic endopeptidase encodes MVRTRLTPPTFDRGASLPTVTYLLLVTALSGFLFAAPHGSPTPLLGLAWSGLLVALAAGALRVEGVALRSLFPSLRAFGAAVAVVAAFWAAYNVAAAGLATAGVVGFEPALSRVVAHPAPYLAALLSSFVLTALPEELLFRGYFQQKAISLAGGDSRRAVIGGVAVVAVLFAVFHLPRWFIASGHGVSAALGTRLFGLFLAGLAYGGVYALTGNLWVVALFHATMNQPPFIVTVDIPSDLHLVAGVVEYAGILAVVVLAVRLTGVGDGESVWAREWH; translated from the coding sequence ATGGTACGCACTCGTCTCACACCGCCGACGTTCGACCGCGGCGCGTCGCTTCCGACTGTCACCTACCTCCTTCTCGTCACCGCGCTGAGTGGGTTTCTTTTCGCCGCGCCCCACGGCTCACCCACGCCGCTTTTGGGACTCGCGTGGAGCGGCCTCCTCGTCGCGCTCGCGGCCGGTGCGCTTCGGGTTGAGGGCGTCGCACTCCGGTCTTTGTTCCCGTCTCTCCGGGCGTTCGGCGCGGCGGTCGCCGTCGTCGCCGCGTTCTGGGCGGCGTACAACGTCGCCGCGGCCGGACTCGCGACAGCCGGCGTCGTCGGCTTCGAACCCGCACTGTCGCGGGTCGTCGCACACCCGGCTCCGTATCTCGCTGCGCTTCTGAGTTCGTTCGTGCTCACGGCGCTCCCGGAGGAACTCCTGTTTCGTGGCTACTTTCAGCAGAAGGCGATTTCGCTGGCCGGCGGCGATAGTCGTCGCGCGGTCATCGGCGGCGTCGCGGTCGTCGCTGTGTTGTTCGCCGTCTTCCACCTGCCTCGGTGGTTCATCGCCTCGGGCCACGGCGTCAGCGCCGCACTCGGAACGCGACTGTTCGGGCTGTTTCTGGCCGGACTCGCCTACGGCGGTGTCTACGCGCTTACGGGGAATCTCTGGGTGGTCGCGCTGTTCCACGCGACGATGAACCAACCGCCGTTCATCGTGACCGTCGACATCCCCTCGGACCTGCATCTCGTCGCCGGCGTGGTCGAATACGCGGGGATTCTCGCCGTCGTGGTGCTCGCAGTTCGGCTGACCGGTGTCGGTGATGGGGAATCCGTGTGGGCCCGCGAATGGCACTAA
- a CDS encoding PAS domain S-box protein, which yields MSSLADASNEPIRVLYVNADVEFTELVETKLRATGFGFDCRTATRAEDALDALSTERVDCVVTAYSLAESDGLQLTRAIRERDADLPVILFTGQGNGSLDDEATHAGVSDYIPLRADRDDFALLARRIRTLSNAEQARRDAERARTQLDRVLERTTDGVITVDDEWRIEYTNRQFAERFGRNPDELAGDGFWEAFPSLRGTELEATLRTAMRRGETTSVDRARTTPFGHGVDLRVFPDDDGLTMFSQATATDRGRTREQRLDAERSETILEQIHDVVFILDADGTVQFANAAAARLFGATGASSLVGLSLREVVGRHVSDDDASEFVRAVADTLDAAESDGGTTGLYDADLQVDFTDGSGTRTFDVRLTPFRRAGESNALVVARDVTERSDAQRQLERERDALRELQSVMAAETPSPDERLSSLIAVGCRTLGLDIGIVSHIDGDDYTVRAVHPSDAGIDVGDRFDLASTYCEEVVSQHEVCAFTDAAAAGKADHPTYREFALESYIGVPLVVDGERYGTLNFSSPSPRATPFGTLEHTFVELLSELVSAVLSRSRDRAELERQQFLFDRVQDIANIGIWEYVPATGALEWSAGIKRLHGVDPDYEPELDDAIDFYHPDDRDRISAAVAAAVEDGEPFDLDLRLVRADGEIRNVRAWGHPVDSDPHDGRVVRGVFQDVTEHTQQARVHQTLAEEYEALLDTSGDAIFLIDVDTSGDDPSFEYARLSTGYENTTGLKTDDVRGKTPREAFGEERGAELEANYRRCVEQCAPISYREELPLGVDARFWQTGLAPVIVDGELIRIVGIARNVTPQVERERALETTNQRLESLIEAAPLTIMEIDTDGDVVLWNRGAEEMFGWSQDEVIGEPNPIIPTDRGVEFEAHRERALQGERIRGKEVRRETKDGEQLDHLLSVVPLSDADGEITSVLAVLDDITEQKQLERDLRALQETAQALSRGQTSDEIGDIVVDAASNILGFEIAGVWEYDERDDSLLPITETAAARDLFGPIPRLTAGESLAWQTFESGEPQVYDDVPTQSGLYNPETKIQSEIQIPLGEYGLMFAASPSASAFSDTDIDLFRILSATVEAAFARASREAKLQRQNDRLDTFASVVAHDLRNPLTVAIGFRELAQETGDTSYLSKVESAHGRMERLIEDLLTLSRGATTIKQPTQIDLAALAAEAWGYVDTDAATLTTIDDLSAVAGDRGRLTQLFENLFRNAVEHGGRDITVTVGPLDDGAGFYVEDDGTGIPESHRADVFDHGVTFSETGTGFGLSIVADVASAHGWQVDVSDGTDGGARFEFRTER from the coding sequence ATGTCCTCCCTCGCCGACGCATCGAACGAACCGATTCGGGTTCTCTACGTCAACGCCGACGTCGAGTTCACGGAGCTGGTCGAGACGAAGCTTCGGGCGACGGGGTTCGGGTTCGACTGCCGCACCGCGACGCGGGCCGAGGACGCGCTCGACGCACTCTCGACCGAACGGGTCGACTGCGTCGTGACCGCCTACTCACTCGCCGAGTCCGACGGCCTCCAACTAACGCGGGCGATTCGAGAACGCGACGCCGACCTGCCGGTGATTCTGTTCACCGGGCAGGGCAACGGCAGCCTCGACGACGAAGCCACGCACGCCGGCGTCTCGGACTACATCCCGCTTCGTGCGGACCGGGACGACTTCGCGCTGCTCGCACGCCGGATTCGGACGCTCTCGAACGCCGAACAGGCGAGACGCGACGCCGAACGGGCGCGGACACAACTCGACCGCGTGCTCGAACGGACGACCGACGGCGTCATCACCGTCGACGACGAGTGGCGCATCGAGTACACGAACCGGCAGTTCGCCGAGCGCTTCGGCCGCAACCCGGACGAACTCGCCGGCGACGGGTTCTGGGAAGCGTTCCCGTCGCTCCGTGGGACCGAACTCGAAGCCACGCTCCGAACGGCGATGCGACGCGGCGAAACCACCTCGGTCGACCGGGCTCGTACCACGCCGTTCGGCCACGGCGTCGACCTGCGCGTGTTCCCCGACGACGACGGCCTCACGATGTTCTCGCAGGCGACCGCTACCGACCGTGGCCGCACCCGGGAACAGCGCCTCGACGCCGAGCGAAGCGAGACGATTCTCGAACAGATTCACGACGTGGTTTTCATTCTCGACGCCGACGGGACCGTCCAGTTCGCCAACGCGGCGGCGGCCAGGCTCTTCGGCGCGACGGGGGCGTCGTCACTCGTTGGGTTGTCGCTCCGGGAAGTCGTCGGCCGGCACGTGTCGGACGATGACGCGAGCGAGTTCGTGCGAGCGGTCGCAGACACGCTCGACGCCGCCGAAAGCGACGGGGGGACGACGGGGCTGTACGACGCCGACTTACAGGTCGACTTCACCGACGGGAGCGGCACGCGGACGTTCGACGTTCGACTGACGCCGTTTCGCCGGGCGGGCGAGTCTAACGCGCTCGTCGTCGCCCGAGACGTGACCGAACGGAGCGACGCCCAGCGGCAGTTAGAGCGCGAGCGCGACGCGCTGCGCGAACTCCAGTCGGTGATGGCCGCCGAGACGCCGTCGCCCGACGAGCGCCTGTCGAGCCTGATTGCGGTCGGCTGTCGCACGCTCGGGCTCGATATCGGCATCGTCTCGCACATCGACGGCGACGACTACACCGTTCGGGCGGTCCACCCGTCCGACGCCGGCATCGACGTCGGCGACCGCTTCGACCTCGCGTCGACGTACTGCGAGGAGGTGGTCAGCCAACACGAGGTGTGCGCGTTCACAGACGCGGCAGCCGCGGGAAAAGCGGACCACCCCACCTATCGAGAATTCGCGCTCGAATCGTACATCGGAGTCCCGCTCGTCGTCGACGGCGAGCGCTACGGGACGCTCAACTTCTCGAGTCCGTCGCCGCGGGCGACGCCGTTCGGAACGCTCGAACACACGTTCGTCGAACTTCTGTCAGAGCTCGTGAGCGCCGTGCTCTCGCGGAGCCGCGACCGGGCCGAACTCGAACGCCAGCAGTTCCTGTTCGACCGCGTCCAGGACATCGCGAACATCGGCATCTGGGAGTACGTCCCGGCAACCGGCGCGCTCGAGTGGTCGGCCGGCATCAAGCGGCTTCACGGCGTCGACCCGGACTACGAGCCGGAACTCGACGACGCCATCGACTTCTACCATCCAGACGACAGAGACCGGATTTCGGCGGCCGTCGCAGCGGCGGTCGAAGACGGTGAGCCGTTCGACCTCGACCTCCGACTCGTCCGGGCGGACGGCGAGATTCGCAACGTTCGCGCGTGGGGGCATCCAGTCGACAGCGACCCCCACGACGGCCGAGTCGTCCGTGGCGTCTTCCAGGACGTCACCGAACACACCCAGCAGGCGCGTGTCCACCAGACGCTCGCCGAGGAGTACGAAGCCCTCCTCGACACGTCCGGCGACGCGATTTTCCTCATCGACGTCGACACGTCCGGTGACGACCCGAGCTTCGAATACGCTCGCCTCAGCACCGGCTACGAGAACACGACAGGACTCAAGACCGACGACGTGCGGGGAAAGACGCCACGAGAGGCCTTCGGCGAGGAACGTGGGGCAGAGTTGGAAGCCAACTACCGCCGCTGTGTCGAACAATGTGCCCCGATTTCGTACCGCGAAGAGCTCCCGCTCGGAGTCGACGCCCGCTTCTGGCAGACGGGACTCGCACCAGTGATCGTCGATGGCGAGCTCATTAGAATCGTCGGCATCGCCCGCAACGTCACCCCGCAGGTCGAGCGGGAGCGTGCGCTCGAAACGACGAACCAGCGGCTCGAATCGCTCATCGAAGCCGCACCGCTCACCATCATGGAAATCGACACTGACGGCGACGTCGTCCTCTGGAACCGGGGCGCAGAAGAAATGTTCGGCTGGTCCCAAGACGAGGTCATCGGGGAGCCGAACCCCATTATCCCCACCGACCGTGGCGTCGAGTTCGAGGCCCACCGAGAGCGGGCGCTCCAAGGCGAGCGAATCCGCGGCAAAGAGGTTCGCCGCGAGACGAAAGACGGTGAGCAGTTAGACCACCTCCTGTCGGTTGTCCCGCTTTCGGACGCCGACGGGGAGATAACGAGTGTCCTCGCGGTGCTCGACGACATCACCGAGCAAAAGCAGTTAGAGCGCGACCTGCGCGCGCTGCAGGAGACCGCCCAAGCGCTGAGCCGGGGGCAGACGAGCGACGAAATCGGCGACATCGTCGTCGACGCGGCGAGCAACATCCTCGGCTTCGAAATCGCCGGCGTCTGGGAGTACGACGAGCGGGACGACTCGCTCTTGCCGATTACCGAGACCGCGGCCGCGCGCGACCTCTTCGGGCCGATTCCACGGTTAACTGCCGGCGAGAGCTTGGCGTGGCAGACGTTCGAGTCGGGCGAACCGCAGGTGTACGACGACGTGCCCACCCAGTCGGGGCTGTACAACCCCGAGACGAAGATTCAAAGCGAAATTCAGATTCCGTTGGGCGAGTACGGGCTCATGTTCGCCGCCTCGCCGTCAGCGTCGGCGTTCTCCGACACTGACATCGACCTGTTTCGCATCCTGAGTGCGACCGTCGAAGCCGCGTTCGCCCGCGCGAGTCGCGAAGCGAAGCTCCAGCGACAGAACGACCGCCTCGATACGTTCGCGAGCGTCGTCGCCCACGACCTCCGGAACCCGCTGACCGTCGCCATCGGCTTTCGCGAACTCGCACAGGAGACCGGTGACACGAGCTACCTGTCGAAAGTCGAGTCCGCACACGGCCGGATGGAGCGACTCATCGAGGACCTCCTCACGCTCTCGCGGGGAGCGACGACCATCAAGCAACCGACGCAAATCGACCTCGCGGCGCTCGCGGCCGAGGCGTGGGGCTACGTCGACACCGACGCGGCGACGCTCACGACGATTGACGACCTCAGCGCCGTCGCCGGCGACCGCGGGCGGCTGACACAACTGTTCGAGAACCTGTTTCGGAACGCGGTGGAACACGGTGGCCGCGACATCACGGTGACTGTCGGCCCCCTCGACGACGGTGCGGGCTTCTACGTCGAAGACGACGGCACCGGTATCCCCGAGTCGCATCGCGCCGACGTGTTCGACCACGGCGTGACATTCAGCGAGACGGGAACCGGCTTCGGACTGTCCATCGTCGCCGACGTCGCGAGCGCACACGGCTGGCAAGTGGACGTGTCCGATGGCACCGACGGCGGTGCGCGGTTCGAGTTCCGGACAGAGCGGTGA
- a CDS encoding DoxX family membrane protein, protein MTAPDESERSTPSRLARALFASGLAVLAIRNLTDLDGRIAYAEAKGVPEADRLVPAASGLLLGGSIGIGLWKLPKLAAASVAAFFAGVTPTMHDFWAVDDDARDEELTSFLQNLTLFGAAVAFFKRASNE, encoded by the coding sequence ATGACAGCCCCCGACGAATCCGAACGCAGCACGCCATCGCGGCTCGCCCGCGCCCTCTTCGCGAGCGGTCTCGCCGTCCTCGCGATTCGTAACCTGACCGACCTCGACGGCCGCATCGCCTACGCCGAGGCGAAGGGCGTCCCCGAGGCGGACCGACTCGTCCCCGCGGCGAGCGGCCTACTCCTCGGCGGGAGTATCGGTATCGGCCTCTGGAAACTCCCCAAACTCGCCGCCGCGAGCGTCGCGGCGTTCTTCGCCGGCGTCACGCCGACGATGCACGACTTCTGGGCCGTCGACGACGACGCCCGCGACGAGGAACTCACCTCGTTCCTGCAGAACCTGACGCTGTTCGGCGCGGCGGTCGCGTTCTTCAAGCGCGCGTCGAACGAATAA
- a CDS encoding PAS domain-containing protein, with product MDVSLLHDIAPFSTEQRAMRILLVDDDKPMVELSATFLERELADAETATYTDPEPALDELTDGGYDCVVSDYDMPGMDGLELLTAAREQGIEIPFVLFTGKGSEEIASRAISAGVDEYLQKGGPEEYPVLANKVSNLVEKYWAETHMRRGFLAIESAEEGIGIIDGDGVYQYMNEAYAALYDRDRTELIGEHWDILYPDDEARRFHEEILPQLEAEGSWRGFSTGVTKDGEAVPERLVLTQMDDGGHVCIVQELTEVDALRAEVELKNRVLDALDVGIVVTDPSQDDNPIVYCNEAFEALTGYDAESVTGRNCRFLQGLETDPETVAEIRAALDAGESISTEIRNYDVDGEPFWNRLDIHPVRDDDGALECFVGFQRVGDRDGDADNADSP from the coding sequence ATGGACGTGTCCCTGCTCCACGATATCGCGCCGTTCAGCACGGAGCAACGTGCGATGCGAATCCTGTTGGTGGACGACGACAAGCCGATGGTGGAGCTGTCCGCGACGTTCCTCGAACGCGAACTCGCCGACGCCGAGACGGCGACGTACACCGACCCGGAGCCGGCGCTCGACGAGCTCACTGACGGCGGGTACGACTGCGTCGTGAGCGACTACGACATGCCGGGAATGGACGGACTCGAACTGCTCACGGCGGCGCGCGAGCAGGGCATCGAGATTCCCTTCGTCCTCTTCACCGGCAAGGGAAGCGAGGAGATCGCCAGCCGCGCCATCTCCGCCGGCGTCGACGAGTATCTCCAGAAGGGCGGCCCCGAGGAGTACCCCGTGTTGGCGAACAAAGTCTCGAACCTCGTCGAGAAGTACTGGGCCGAGACGCACATGCGACGCGGCTTTCTCGCCATCGAGTCCGCCGAGGAAGGCATCGGTATCATCGACGGCGACGGCGTCTACCAGTACATGAACGAGGCGTACGCCGCGCTCTACGACCGCGACCGGACCGAACTCATCGGGGAGCATTGGGACATCCTCTACCCGGACGACGAGGCCCGGCGCTTCCACGAGGAAATCCTCCCGCAACTCGAAGCCGAGGGGTCGTGGCGCGGCTTTTCGACCGGCGTCACCAAAGACGGCGAAGCGGTTCCCGAGCGCCTCGTGTTGACCCAGATGGACGACGGCGGACACGTCTGTATCGTCCAGGAACTCACCGAGGTCGACGCGTTGCGCGCGGAGGTCGAACTGAAAAACCGGGTGCTCGACGCCCTCGACGTCGGCATCGTCGTCACCGACCCCTCGCAGGACGACAATCCGATCGTCTACTGTAACGAGGCGTTCGAGGCGCTCACGGGCTACGACGCCGAGTCGGTGACGGGTCGCAACTGTCGGTTCCTCCAAGGTCTCGAGACGGACCCCGAGACGGTCGCCGAGATTCGGGCCGCGCTCGACGCCGGCGAGTCGATTTCGACCGAGATTCGCAACTACGACGTCGACGGCGAGCCCTTCTGGAACCGTCTCGACATCCATCCGGTTCGGGACGACGACGGCGCGCTCGAATGCTTCGTCGGCTTCCAACGCGTGGGCGACCGCGACGGCGACGCAGACAACGCGGACTCGCCCTGA
- a CDS encoding PAS domain S-box protein encodes MDSPRDTPRSLSESSPIDVLHVDDDPEFSTLVAAALEREREHITVHTETDPRVAVDRVRRDGPTFDCIVCDYDMPDLDGLDVLASVRAEYPELPVILFTANGSEEVASEAISAGVTDYLRKGDDTSQYQLLANRIENAVERYRASQSLTRGLTAIENATDAVCILGDDGTIEYANAACTALFGYEREELLGRHWEAFYPDDDVQTVSDSILPEARESRWSGQSSLVRKDGSLVDVDHTLTSTADGSLVWTLSRVSKRDRLETKLSRRERAIDEAPIGVVLTDPDQADNPIVYVNDEFTNITGYSRDETLGRNCRFLQGEATDEAAVNELRAAVDEREPVTTELLNYRKDGTEFWNRVRIAPIFDDDGSVDLFVGFQDDITPRKTYEELLQSNTARLEALFEHSPDLVIVHDDGGTIQDVNQRVCEELGYSEAELVGKTVWDLDPSSEPDRAREFWTELPTNKPHRFEGELEQRDGTTFPTEIHLIQLNVEGENMFVAMIRDISKQKEREAELVEQNERLDRFASVVSHDLRNPLQVAMGRLEMLQDDCDSDHLDDIDRALDRMDDLISDLLVLAHQGDDAMEVEPVGLADLARACWQNVVTDGATLTVETDAVVDADRDQLQQLLENLFRNAVEHSSDDGDGNGDVTVTISETDDGFAIEDDGPGIPEDDHDTVFEAGYTTSSEGTGFGLNIVSQVAAAHGWTVTVSEGAEGGARFDFRVD; translated from the coding sequence ATGGACTCGCCTCGTGACACGCCGCGTTCGCTCTCGGAGTCGTCGCCTATCGACGTCTTGCACGTCGACGACGACCCCGAGTTCTCGACGCTCGTCGCGGCGGCGCTGGAACGCGAGCGCGAGCACATCACCGTCCATACCGAGACGGACCCGCGGGTCGCGGTCGACCGGGTTCGGCGCGACGGCCCGACGTTCGACTGCATCGTCTGCGACTACGATATGCCCGACCTCGACGGCCTCGACGTGCTGGCGAGCGTCCGGGCCGAGTATCCGGAACTCCCAGTTATTCTCTTCACCGCGAACGGCAGCGAGGAAGTCGCCAGCGAGGCGATTTCGGCGGGCGTGACCGACTACCTCCGGAAAGGCGACGACACGAGTCAGTATCAACTCCTCGCCAACCGCATCGAGAATGCCGTCGAGCGGTATCGAGCCTCGCAGTCTCTCACTCGGGGACTGACGGCCATCGAGAACGCGACTGATGCAGTCTGCATCCTCGGCGACGACGGCACAATCGAGTACGCGAACGCGGCCTGTACTGCGCTGTTCGGCTACGAGCGCGAGGAACTCCTCGGTCGCCACTGGGAAGCGTTCTATCCCGACGACGACGTGCAGACGGTCTCCGATTCGATACTCCCCGAAGCGCGCGAGAGTCGGTGGTCGGGACAGTCGTCGCTCGTGCGGAAGGACGGGAGCCTCGTCGACGTGGACCACACGCTCACGAGCACGGCGGACGGATCGCTCGTCTGGACGCTGTCGCGCGTCTCGAAACGCGACAGACTCGAAACGAAACTGTCGCGTCGGGAGCGGGCAATAGACGAGGCACCGATCGGCGTCGTCCTCACGGACCCCGACCAAGCCGACAACCCCATCGTTTACGTCAACGACGAATTCACCAACATCACCGGATACAGTCGTGACGAAACCCTCGGGCGAAACTGTCGGTTTCTGCAGGGCGAAGCGACGGACGAGGCGGCGGTCAACGAGCTTCGGGCGGCGGTCGACGAGCGCGAACCCGTGACGACCGAACTCTTGAACTACCGCAAGGACGGCACCGAATTCTGGAATCGCGTCCGCATCGCCCCTATTTTCGACGACGACGGGAGCGTCGATCTCTTCGTCGGCTTCCAAGACGACATCACGCCGCGAAAAACTTACGAGGAACTCCTCCAGTCGAACACCGCCCGACTCGAAGCGCTATTCGAGCACTCGCCGGACCTCGTCATCGTGCACGACGACGGCGGAACTATCCAAGACGTGAACCAGCGGGTGTGTGAGGAACTGGGCTACAGCGAGGCCGAACTCGTCGGCAAGACCGTCTGGGACCTCGACCCTTCGTCCGAGCCCGACCGCGCGAGGGAGTTCTGGACGGAGCTGCCGACCAACAAGCCACACCGCTTCGAGGGAGAACTCGAACAACGCGACGGGACGACGTTCCCCACCGAGATACACCTCATCCAACTCAACGTCGAAGGCGAGAATATGTTCGTCGCGATGATTCGCGACATCAGCAAACAGAAGGAACGCGAGGCCGAACTCGTCGAACAGAACGAACGGCTCGACCGCTTTGCGAGCGTCGTGAGCCACGACCTCCGCAACCCGCTGCAGGTTGCCATGGGCCGCCTCGAGATGCTCCAAGACGACTGTGACAGCGACCACCTCGACGATATCGACCGCGCGTTGGACCGCATGGACGACCTCATCAGCGACCTGCTCGTACTCGCCCACCAGGGCGACGACGCCATGGAGGTCGAACCGGTCGGGCTGGCCGACCTCGCACGGGCGTGCTGGCAGAACGTCGTGACCGACGGTGCGACGCTGACCGTCGAGACCGACGCCGTCGTCGACGCCGACCGCGACCAGCTTCAGCAACTCCTCGAAAACCTGTTTCGGAACGCCGTCGAGCACAGTTCCGACGACGGCGACGGCAACGGCGACGTGACCGTCACTATCAGCGAGACCGACGACGGGTTCGCCATCGAAGACGACGGCCCCGGCATTCCCGAGGACGACCACGACACCGTGTTCGAAGCCGGCTACACCACGTCTTCCGAGGGCACTGGCTTTGGCCTGAACATCGTTTCGCAGGTCGCCGCCGCGCACGGCTGGACGGTGACGGTCTCGGAAGGAGCCGAGGGTGGTGCGCGCTTCGACTTTCGGGTCGACTGA